The genomic stretch AGAGGATATTCTCTTTGCAGAAAGGACAGAGCGGGCGCTTCAGGAGTTTAAAGAGGGCAAATTTGTCAAGAAGGACCATGCCGATTTTGTTCGTGATCTTGAATCATGGTGACCGTTGCCTACGGCGCATCCTTTGAGAGGACGATCAGGAAGATCCGTGACGGCAGGATAAAGGACCGGGTGAAACAACAGATCCTTAAGATCATCGACGATCCGAAGATCGGAAAACCGATGAGATATGGTAGAAAGCAGACGAGGGAGGTATATATCCCTCCATTCCGGTTGTCATACTGCTATGATGAGCGAAATGATCTCCTGATCTTTCTGGATCTCTACCATAAGGACGAGCAGTAACGAATAGCAGCGCTCTGTAAGACCATGCGCTTTTCGCGTTGCCGTTTTTTTGATTTTTGAGTGTGGTTGTGCTGTTGCATGTGGGATTCTGCTTCATTAGCGGAATCACTCAGGCATTTTAACCGAGGAAAAAACCCGGTGCAGTGGACCGTGGGGGTATCGCCAGCACTGCCCCCGCCCCTTGGGGCGGGGAACGACTGCCGGAACGGCAGGAGTTAAAGCACCGTCAGGTGCGGGGGAGGAGCGCGAAGCGCGGGCGGGGTGGGGTTTACAAATACGCCCAATGCGATGGAGACAGGGGAGGGGGGCTGCATCCCCCTTCGCACCTCCGGTGCTCAAGCTCGCTTCGCTCGCACTCCGCACCCTTCGGGTGCTCGAGCTCAGTTCCTACGGAACATCGCACTCCCCGTCGGCCCCACCCCCAATGGCGATATTCCCTCGAAAACCATGCTCGGGTCTGCGTGGCTGAGCGAACACCGTGACTTTGGGCGCTTTCCAACGCGGGCAACCGGCGAGAACGAACAAAAAAGAGATTCAATCCGTAAAAAACGATTTGTTATTGTTCCTCTTCCACCTCTCCCCCATAGTCCCCTTCTTCCTCCTCCTCCTCCAATTTATCGTCCTCCTCCGCCGTCATGATATACCCCGCCACAGCGAGGATGAGCGGCACGCCGACCGGGACGGCGAATCCCGCCGGGCCGTAAAGAGTCAGGCCGTACTGGGCGACGCAGGAGAGGAGGTAGGCGACGGCGCCGCCGGAGACGAGGAGGGCGAGGAGTTTTCGGAACGCCTCGTAGTCTTCATGCCGGTTGGCGACGAAGTAGACGATTGCGGCGATGAGGAGGGCGGTGCCGAGAACCCAGAGGAGGATGGAGAGGGCCGACCGGCCGCCGATGATGCCGGATGTGACGTAGGAGATCTCGCGCCAGACCGGGATCAGAGAGGCGCCGTAGGTGGTATCCTGGTACAGGAACAAGGGGAAGCGGAGGCCGGCGCCGACGGCATTGCCGATAGCGTAGATGTTCGCCGGGAGGAGAAGGACGGCGGCGAGGAGGGCGGGGAGGAGGGATCTAGTGGTTACGGACATTCTGATATCTCCTTTTGGATGGGCGTTATGTAGATCCTTGGTTTGGCGGACTAAAAAGACCGCCGGTGTGGTTCCGTCGATTTCTGCAGTAAGATGTTCATCCTCAAAATTACCGTCGAATCCGGTGCGTCATCAGCAACATGCCTCTCGCATTGATGATTAATGCGCGAGGGTTGCAAAATAACTGCCGTTCCGGAGTTCTTACCGCTGAAAATCGGCTGCTTGATTGGGATTTATTCACGGTGCCTTGAGGGAATTATCCTGGCCTGAAAAAAGTGATTTTAGAATTGCCGCTCTAGGACGACCTGGGACGAACCGTCCTTGAACGTTGCCACAACTACTGCATGGCAGTCTCCAGGGACAACTGTGCCAGTGCTCTTGAAGGATTGGCCGATCTTAGGCGTATTTACGTTATTTGTATCGGCGGTACCTGAGCCGTTGATAGTCAGGTTTAGATTTTCCACAGAGCCGGCATCAGCACCACCCTGGAAAGTTACCACAAGGTATTTGTTATCATCCACATGCGCCGTAACCGCAACCGTCTTCGTCGTCTGCACATTCCCCGTCATTCCGAACACGAACGCCGCAATAACCGCGGCGAGGATCACCGTGATGGCGACCATCAGGATGACGCCGATAACCGGCGATACTGCTTCTTCATTCTCTCTGAAGTTCATCATACACACCTCTAGACTCCGAGCCCCGATGGGGCAGGCAGTCGATGAAACAAACTGATTTTGCAAGATATATAAAGATATTGTAGTGATTCTTTCCGGAATGATTTTGTGTCCCTGTCGTCGGTCGCATGAAAGAATCTTTCATGGAATACATAGTTTGCCGAAAAGAACAAACAGGCTCAGAATGCCGTTTTGTGGGTAATACGAGTTCATCGGTATGCACATATAAAAAAGGCCCCCTTCCGGTGTGCCGCCCGGGTGCGGCGGGGTGGGGCGTCATGGTGGTTCGAGCGGGCCGGGTCCGGGGCGACGTGCAGACGCAGCCGCTATGGGAGAGGTATCTGCGCACCGTGGATCATGCCGGGCGCCCCCGGGACGGCGTTGCAGAATGAAGATCAGGACATGAACGCGTCTCGCCCTTTGCGAGTATAGTCCTCGACCTTCTCTATCGACTCAAGGATGTGGATCAGATAAAGCCGGGCATCCTTCACAGCGGCACGGCTTCCGGAGAGATGCGATCCCTGACGTACCAGTGCAGTCCTCCCTCGGTCACCACGTCGACCTCGCGGCCGAGCAGATCCTCTAAGTCCTGAGCGAGAACAATGTGATCGAGGAGACTCCTTCCCGGCTCGAACTCGACGAGGAGGTCGAGGTCGCTCTCCGGGGTCTCCTCGTCCCGGGCCACCGACCCGAAGATCCTGACCGTCCGGGCGCCATGCCTCGCTGCGACTGCGAGGATCTCCTCCCTCCTTTCAAGCAGCTCGGCGTGCAGGCTCAACCGGTCTCTCCCCTGTATCGATCT from Methanoculleus chikugoensis encodes the following:
- a CDS encoding type IV pilin yields the protein MMNFRENEEAVSPVIGVILMVAITVILAAVIAAFVFGMTGNVQTTKTVAVTAHVDDNKYLVVTFQGGADAGSVENLNLTINGSGTADTNNVNTPKIGQSFKSTGTVVPGDCHAVVVATFKDGSSQVVLERQF
- a CDS encoding nucleotidyltransferase family protein; this encodes MSLHAELLERREEILAVAARHGARTVRIFGSVARDEETPESDLDLLVEFEPGRSLLDHIVLAQDLEDLLGREVDVVTEGGLHWYVRDRISPEAVPL
- a CDS encoding type II toxin-antitoxin system RelE family toxin codes for the protein MVTVAYGASFERTIRKIRDGRIKDRVKQQILKIIDDPKIGKPMRYGRKQTREVYIPPFRLSYCYDERNDLLIFLDLYHKDEQ